Below is a genomic region from Thermostichus vulcanus str. 'Rupite'.
AACCCCCAAACCAACAAAGGCATTTCCCAGCCCGTCTCGATCAGGGGGCGTAGGCGGGCGAAGACAGAACGCAAAGGCTCCAGTTGGGACTCCTTAGCCCCCCAAATCCGTTGACAAACCCGGCAGGCAGTGGCGAAGTATTCCGCCAACCCATCGCAAATCACCCCATCAAAATCCAAAGCCAAAAGGCGGGGGTGCATGGGTGAGGATCCCTAGAGCAGTAGCTCGATCAAGACTCTGAAATGGTCACGGACTTAATTTCCACCGGATCCACCGGACGATCCTGCGGCCCAGTGCGTGCAGTTGCAATGGCATCCAGCACCTCTTCCCCTTCGATTAGCTGCCCAAAAATGGTGTAGTTGGGGGGCAAGGGATAGTCAGCGTGCATGATGAAAAACTGACTGCCATTGGTGTTGGGGCCAGCATTGGCCATCGCCAGAATCCCCCGGCTGTAGGGACGCTGCACGGGCTCATCCGGAAAGCGATAGCCTGGCCCCCCGCGGCCTGTGCCAGTGGGATCCCCACCCTGAATCATGAAACCCCGAATCACCCGATGAAAAATCACCCCATCGTAAAAATGCTCATTGGCCAAGAAGACAAAATTATTGACGGTGAGGGGAGCTTCTTGCGGAAACAGTTCCAGCGTCATCGTGCCGGCGGTGGTCTCCATGGTAGCCGTGTAGGACTTGGCCGGGTCGATCACCATCGGCGGGGGACTATCGTAGGTTTTCACGTCTTTGCCCAATTGTTGTGCCAGGAGCAAATCGTAGGAAGAATGCGGGCGGGCCGAGACAGGGACAACACCTAACCCCAGCCAAAGCAGCACCATCAGCACAGCCATCTTCAGGAGGGTCATTCCAGGTCGCACACGCATATCTCTCGCAAGAACGCTCCGTGATTATCCTACCTCCTCTTAAGGTTTTCTGGAGGCTGACGGGATCCCGGGCAGGAATCTACTAGTGTGAGGGTAGATCTGGTTTTAACCGGATTAGTTCAGGCAATTGCTGAGGTGTAACTGTGGAAACTGCCATCGAGTGGATCACCGCCCATGAGATTCTCGACTCCCGTGGACGTCCTACCCTAGAAGCCTTGGTGGGTTTGGCCAATGGGGCAACCGGGTTAGCCCAGGTTCCTAGCGGTGCCTCCACCGGTACCTTTGAAGCCCACGAACTGCGGGACGGGGATCCCAACCGATATGACGGCAAAGGGGTCTTGCAGGCGGTCGAAAACATCCTCAGTGAAATTCAGCCGGAACTCCAGGGGGAAGATGCCCTAGAACAGGCCCAAATCGACCAATTGATGATCGACCTGGATGGCACCCCCAACAAATCTCGTCTAGGGGCCAATGCTATTTTGGCGGTTTCTCTGGCGACAGCTAAAGCTGCAGCGGATGCGGTCGGTCTGCCCCTCTACAAATATTTGGGTGGGCCCTTTGCCAATTTGCTGCCGGTGCCGTTGATGAATGTACTTAATGGCGGTGCCCATGCCGACAACAACGTTGATATCCAGGAATTCATGATCGTACCGATTGGGGCGGCCAGCTTTCGAGAGGCGCTGCGCTACGGGGCAGAAGTGTTTGCGGTGCTGAAAAAAGTGCTGCACCAGAAAGGACTGACCACCAGTGTCGGGGATGAAGGCGGCTTTGCTCCCAACCTCGATTCCAACGCGGCGGCCTTGGATCTGCTGATCACGGCGATCGAACAAGCGGGCTACAAACCGGGGGAAGATATTGCCTTGGCTTTGGATGTGGCGGCCAATGAGCTGTTTCAGGATGGCCAATACCACCTGGAAGGACAGGCCCGCAGTGCTGCTGAAATGGTGACCTACTACGAGCAATTGCTGGGCAATTACCCGATTGTTTCCATTGAAGATGGTTTGGCAGAAGAGGACTGGTCAGGCTGGCAAGCCTTGAATGCCCAACTGGGATCCCGGCTGCAACTGGTGGGAGATGACCTGTTTGTCACCAATCTCACCCGCCTCCAGAAGGGAATCGACAGCGCTGCCGCCAACGCCATTTTGATCAAGCTCAACCAAATCGGCACCCTGACGGAAACCGTTTCTGCCATTCAACTGGCCACTCAATCGGGTTTTCGGTCAGTCATTAGCCATCGCTCTGGGGAAACCGAAGATACCACCATTGCTGATCTGGCGGTGGCGACCCGGGCCGGGCAGATCAAAACCGGATCCCTCTGCCGCAGTGAACGCATTGCCAAGTACAACCAGTTGCTGCGCATCGAAGACGAACTGGGGGAAGCAGCCATCTATGCCGGACGGGCCGGATTGGGCTTGAAAAGCACTTAAAAACACTTGAACTCTGGGAATGCTTGGGTGGGCTAGAGCAAGTACTGAGCCCATTCTTCCACCACCTCAGGGGTGCCATACCAGCGCCGCCCGCCACGCCCGGAGTGGTAACAGTCGGGCAACGTGAGGTTGGTGGCCCCCTGCAGATGGGCGGCCTCGATCGGAATGATGCCATCCCCCCACAGTTCCCCTTTCCCGGCGGTGAGTTGATAGCTGTTGTAGGCCAGCCAGGTGAGATAGCTTTCCCGCAGGGATCCCAGCCCCCATCGCTGCCCTTGAATGACTTTGCCCGCCACGCAAACGTAGTTCACCTGCGGCCAAAAAGCGCCCGGATAATGATTGTTGACAAAATCCAAATTGCGCTTCGTCCAGCGTTCTCGGCTGGTATGGGGGGATCCAAGACTGATCAAGGTAGCCACCCGATCTCGCCCCTGCCACACCTGACCTCCATAGGGGACGGATCCCAGATAGATGCGGGCAATCCAGCCGCCTGCTGAGTGGGCCACCAAGTTGACCCGGTCAGTGCCAAACTCCTGTAGGGTCTGTTGCAGGGTGGTGTGCAAAACCTTCAGGATCGGAGTGATCGGCCTGCCCCCCAGTGTTGGCAGCCAACTGCGCACCCGCAAGGGCACCACCCGGGTTGGAAAACCGAGTCCCTCCAGCGTTTGCCGCAAAGGCTCGTATTCCAGGGCACCCGCCAGATAACCGGGCAAAATCACCGTTGGTAAAGGGTTCATGGCCAATGGGGATCCAGCCTCAACGCTAGCGCGGGTACCAAAACATGCCCTTGATCCCCTCAGGGTCGGGGGTGAACCCCAGCCGTTCATAAAAGCTGACCACCCCTTGATCGGCAAACAGGGTGATGTTGCTGATGTCTTGTGCCCGCAGCTCGCGGATCACCTTTTCCATCAACACTTTCCCCAATCCTTTCCCTTGGAAATCCGGGTGTACCACCACATCCCAAATGGTGGCGTTAAAGGCGTGGTCAGAGGTAGCCCGGGCAAAGCCAATCAAACGGCGATAGTTGCCCCGCTGCTGCCACATCGATACCACCAAAAAGCTGTGGTGCAGAGCTTTTTTGACCTTGTGAATGGGGCGGCGGGACCACCCAACAGCATCACAAAGCTCCTCCAGCTCATACAGATCCAAATCCGGATCAAGGCTGAACAGGATCGACTCCCCCTTGACCGCCACCGCTTCTTGGCGATGACTGGCTTTGGCTGTTCGCGTCAACTCTTTTGCCGAGACTGTCTCTGCTGCCCCGAACAGGCCCT
It encodes:
- a CDS encoding peptidylprolyl isomerase — protein: MVIDPAKSYTATMETTAGTMTLELFPQEAPLTVNNFVFLANEHFYDGVIFHRVIRGFMIQGGDPTGTGRGGPGYRFPDEPVQRPYSRGILAMANAGPNTNGSQFFIMHADYPLPPNYTIFGQLIEGEEVLDAIATARTGPQDRPVDPVEIKSVTISES
- the eno gene encoding phosphopyruvate hydratase, yielding METAIEWITAHEILDSRGRPTLEALVGLANGATGLAQVPSGASTGTFEAHELRDGDPNRYDGKGVLQAVENILSEIQPELQGEDALEQAQIDQLMIDLDGTPNKSRLGANAILAVSLATAKAAADAVGLPLYKYLGGPFANLLPVPLMNVLNGGAHADNNVDIQEFMIVPIGAASFREALRYGAEVFAVLKKVLHQKGLTTSVGDEGGFAPNLDSNAAALDLLITAIEQAGYKPGEDIALALDVAANELFQDGQYHLEGQARSAAEMVTYYEQLLGNYPIVSIEDGLAEEDWSGWQALNAQLGSRLQLVGDDLFVTNLTRLQKGIDSAAANAILIKLNQIGTLTETVSAIQLATQSGFRSVISHRSGETEDTTIADLAVATRAGQIKTGSLCRSERIAKYNQLLRIEDELGEAAIYAGRAGLGLKST
- a CDS encoding esterase/lipase family protein; this translates as MNPLPTVILPGYLAGALEYEPLRQTLEGLGFPTRVVPLRVRSWLPTLGGRPITPILKVLHTTLQQTLQEFGTDRVNLVAHSAGGWIARIYLGSVPYGGQVWQGRDRVATLISLGSPHTSRERWTKRNLDFVNNHYPGAFWPQVNYVCVAGKVIQGQRWGLGSLRESYLTWLAYNSYQLTAGKGELWGDGIIPIEAAHLQGATNLTLPDCYHSGRGGRRWYGTPEVVEEWAQYLL
- a CDS encoding GNAT family N-acetyltransferase codes for the protein MSFWKGLFGAAETVSAKELTRTAKASHRQEAVAVKGESILFSLDPDLDLYELEELCDAVGWSRRPIHKVKKALHHSFLVVSMWQQRGNYRRLIGFARATSDHAFNATIWDVVVHPDFQGKGLGKVLMEKVIRELRAQDISNITLFADQGVVSFYERLGFTPDPEGIKGMFWYPR